A region from the Beduinella massiliensis genome encodes:
- a CDS encoding sialidase family protein: protein MNTGSMTPACLLFHPEGVQYRAAGRTWQGIPAIERTRGGTLIAAWYTGMHGEVCGNFVQVERSDDDGLTWTDGWLVVKHDDPAVRCFDPCLWRDPSDRLWLFWAQSGFGQFDGRVGVWACECEAPDEIHPQFSEPRRIANGIMLNKPTVTRSGEWLMPCSLWGDDYVKIAGPGHPELAREVGANVYVSVDEGRTFAHRSGILMPGRVFDEHSIVELADGRLWMLTRCVGGIGQAFSQDSGHTWQEIGPSGHTGPNSRFNITRLSTGELLLINHMNPTNVLDRKPWKRRDNLMAMLSLDDGKSWIGGLMLDTRPEISYPDATEGPDGRIYVVYDHERYKAREILLSVFTIEDVLAGAPVSSGARMREVVSKATGVRKPTMEYD, encoded by the coding sequence ATGAATACCGGAAGTATGACCCCGGCGTGCCTGCTCTTTCATCCGGAGGGAGTGCAATACCGTGCTGCCGGCCGCACGTGGCAGGGGATACCCGCGATCGAACGGACGCGGGGAGGGACGCTGATCGCCGCTTGGTATACCGGCATGCACGGTGAAGTGTGCGGGAATTTTGTACAGGTGGAAAGAAGCGACGACGATGGGCTGACCTGGACGGACGGCTGGCTGGTCGTAAAGCACGACGATCCTGCTGTGCGCTGCTTTGATCCGTGCCTTTGGCGGGATCCGTCGGACAGGCTATGGCTCTTTTGGGCACAGTCCGGGTTTGGGCAGTTCGATGGGCGCGTCGGGGTATGGGCCTGCGAGTGCGAGGCACCGGATGAAATACATCCGCAGTTCTCTGAGCCCCGGCGTATTGCCAACGGCATCATGCTCAACAAGCCGACGGTTACGCGCTCGGGCGAGTGGTTGATGCCCTGTTCCCTATGGGGGGACGATTACGTAAAAATTGCCGGACCGGGGCATCCGGAGTTAGCCCGTGAGGTGGGTGCAAACGTCTATGTTTCCGTAGATGAGGGAAGGACATTTGCCCATCGAAGCGGCATCCTGATGCCGGGGCGGGTATTTGACGAGCATTCGATCGTGGAGCTTGCGGACGGGCGCCTTTGGATGCTCACCCGCTGCGTCGGCGGCATCGGCCAGGCGTTTTCGCAGGACAGCGGTCATACGTGGCAGGAGATCGGTCCCTCTGGCCACACGGGTCCCAACTCCCGTTTTAATATCACCCGCCTATCCACAGGGGAGCTGCTGCTCATCAATCACATGAATCCTACCAACGTGCTGGACAGGAAACCCTGGAAGCGGCGGGATAACCTGATGGCCATGCTCTCGCTGGACGACGGCAAGAGCTGGATCGGCGGCCTGATGCTGGATACGCGGCCTGAGATCAGCTATCCCGACGCGACGGAGGGACCGGACGGACGAATTTACGTGGTGTACGATCACGAGCGATATAAGGCCCGTGAGATCCTTCTTTCCGTCTTTACGATAGAAGACGTGCTGGCGGGCGCGCCCGTAAGCTCTGGGGCACGGATGCGCGAGGTGGTCAGCAAGGCGACGGGCGTACGGAAACCCACAATGGAATACGATTGA
- the remB gene encoding extracellular matrix regulator RemB produces MIVHLGQDASALAEDIVMILNIADGVPEETRAFLKVQRAAGRVEDISGGQAKTVVVLCGRRRGIRVLLSPISSATLRLRQSARAEADRHSRKGTFPLRAD; encoded by the coding sequence ATGATCGTGCACCTGGGGCAGGACGCTTCAGCGCTTGCAGAGGACATCGTGATGATCCTTAACATCGCTGATGGCGTGCCCGAGGAAACGCGCGCTTTTTTAAAAGTGCAGCGCGCGGCGGGCAGGGTCGAGGACATATCCGGCGGGCAGGCCAAGACCGTCGTCGTCCTGTGCGGACGCCGCAGAGGGATCCGCGTACTTCTATCGCCTATTTCGTCCGCGACGCTGCGGCTGCGCCAGAGCGCGCGCGCAGAGGCGGACCGACATTCGCGCAAGGGGACTTTCCCTTTGCGCGCCGATTGA
- the gyrB gene encoding DNA topoisomerase (ATP-hydrolyzing) subunit B: MENEQVNQQQYDETQIQVLEGLEAVRKRPGMYIGSTDVRGLHHLVYEIVDNAVDEALAGFCTEIVVTLEKDGSVTVKDDGRGFPVGIHPKMGRPAVEVCLTVLHAGGKFGGGGYKVSGGLHGVGASVVNALSEHMKVSVYQDGRIYEQEYKRGKILYDLRVIGETERTGTTVNFLPDVKSEGNPEGIFETGDFQYDTLKVRLREMAFLNKGIKIVLRDERVDPVHEHVFHYEGGVREFVKYLNKNKEVLFPEPIYIEGIRGTTTVEVAMQYNDTYNETIFSFANNIHTPEGGTHLTGFRTAITRVVNDYGKRHKILKDSDAMLQGEDIREGLAAIISVKLEDPQFEGQTKSKLGSSEVRTIVDGLVSAQLSDFMEENPQISKAILDRCLNAARAREAARKARDLTRRKTVLESASLPGKLADCSERDPSKCEIFLVEGDSAGGSAKTGRDRHFQAILPLRGKILNVEKTRLDRILANNEIKAMITAFGCGIGEDFNAEKLRYHRIVCMTDADVDGSHIRILMLTFFYRFMPRLIEDGYVYIAQPPLYKVTYKGQERYVYSDEQLDAVMREIGRDKKPEVQRYKGLGEMSAEQLWTTTMDPSTRTMMKVTIEDAIAADEIMTLLMGEKVDPRREFIEENCKLVLDLDI, encoded by the coding sequence ATGGAAAACGAACAGGTAAATCAGCAGCAGTACGACGAAACCCAAATTCAGGTGCTCGAAGGGCTGGAAGCGGTGCGCAAGCGCCCGGGCATGTACATCGGCTCGACCGACGTGCGCGGACTGCATCACCTGGTCTACGAGATCGTGGACAACGCGGTCGACGAAGCGCTCGCAGGCTTTTGTACGGAGATCGTCGTGACGCTGGAAAAAGATGGATCGGTGACGGTAAAGGACGACGGACGCGGCTTTCCGGTGGGCATCCATCCCAAGATGGGCCGCCCGGCGGTCGAGGTCTGCCTGACCGTGCTGCATGCGGGCGGCAAGTTCGGCGGCGGGGGATACAAGGTTTCCGGCGGCCTGCACGGCGTCGGCGCATCGGTCGTAAACGCGCTGTCCGAGCACATGAAGGTCAGCGTCTATCAGGACGGCAGGATCTACGAGCAGGAATATAAGCGCGGCAAGATCCTCTACGACCTGCGCGTGATCGGGGAGACGGAACGCACGGGCACGACGGTCAACTTTCTGCCCGACGTGAAGAGCGAGGGCAACCCGGAGGGCATCTTCGAGACGGGCGACTTCCAGTACGACACGCTCAAGGTGCGGCTTCGTGAGATGGCCTTCCTCAACAAGGGCATTAAGATCGTTCTGCGCGACGAGCGCGTCGATCCCGTGCATGAGCACGTTTTTCACTACGAAGGCGGCGTGCGCGAATTCGTCAAGTACCTCAACAAGAACAAGGAGGTGCTCTTCCCGGAACCCATTTACATCGAGGGCATCCGGGGCACGACGACGGTCGAGGTCGCGATGCAGTACAACGACACCTACAACGAGACCATCTTTTCGTTCGCCAACAACATTCATACGCCGGAGGGCGGAACGCACCTGACGGGCTTCCGCACGGCGATCACCCGCGTGGTGAACGACTACGGCAAGCGCCATAAAATCCTCAAGGACAGCGATGCGATGCTGCAGGGCGAGGACATCCGCGAGGGCCTGGCAGCGATCATCTCCGTCAAGCTGGAGGACCCGCAGTTCGAGGGACAGACGAAGTCCAAGCTCGGCTCCAGCGAGGTGCGTACGATCGTGGACGGCCTCGTGAGCGCGCAGCTTTCCGACTTCATGGAGGAGAACCCGCAGATTTCCAAGGCGATTTTGGATCGCTGCCTGAACGCCGCACGCGCGAGGGAGGCGGCCCGCAAGGCGCGCGACCTGACGCGCAGGAAGACCGTGCTCGAGTCCGCGAGCCTGCCGGGCAAGCTGGCCGACTGTTCCGAGCGCGACCCCTCCAAGTGTGAAATCTTCCTCGTCGAGGGGGACAGCGCAGGCGGCTCGGCCAAGACCGGCCGCGACCGCCACTTTCAGGCGATCCTGCCGCTGCGCGGTAAGATTCTGAACGTCGAAAAGACGCGGCTGGACCGCATTCTCGCCAACAACGAGATCAAGGCGATGATCACCGCTTTCGGCTGCGGCATCGGCGAAGACTTCAACGCGGAGAAACTGCGCTACCACCGGATCGTATGCATGACGGACGCCGACGTGGACGGAAGCCACATCCGCATCCTGATGCTGACCTTCTTCTATCGCTTTATGCCGAGGCTGATCGAGGACGGCTACGTCTACATCGCCCAGCCGCCGCTTTACAAGGTGACGTACAAGGGGCAGGAGCGCTACGTCTATTCCGACGAGCAGCTGGACGCCGTGATGCGCGAAATCGGGCGCGACAAGAAGCCCGAGGTGCAGCGCTACAAGGGCTTGGGCGAGATGAGCGCCGAACAGCTCTGGACGACCACCATGGACCCCTCTACCCGTACGATGATGAAGGTGACCATCGAGGACGCCATCGCTGCGGATGAGATCATGACGTTGCTGATGGGCGAGAAGGTCGATCCGCGCCGCGAGTTCATCGAGGAAAACTGCAAGCTGGTGCTGGATCTGGACATCTGA